A single region of the Oceanivirga salmonicida genome encodes:
- a CDS encoding DMT family transporter produces MKKIHKGILLALLSSIFWAIGGNFTQYIFINSDFNFVTLVSIRMLLSGILITLFEMKLTGKEKAIEMLKDKTIWLPLLIFSIFGQIGIQLTFFATIKYSGAAFATLTSSLAPIIVIIYLSIKLKKRPRSVECIPMFTLFLGLFFVVTSANINTLLVDIRAVIYGIISACCFAFYLLYAKKLFKYPSTYIIGYTMIMGGVFLLPFSNLKMMITNLMKLNILFFFILLIVIGTVIPFCLFVESTRYVSSKIVSILSVCEPLISLAISIFIFHKTFTQIQLMGVFIVVFSVIVISIYSEE; encoded by the coding sequence ATGAAAAAAATACATAAAGGCATATTACTTGCTTTACTTAGTAGTATATTTTGGGCAATAGGTGGGAATTTTACTCAATATATATTTATCAATTCTGATTTTAATTTTGTAACATTAGTTTCAATTAGAATGTTGTTATCAGGGATTTTAATAACATTATTTGAAATGAAGTTAACTGGAAAAGAAAAAGCTATTGAAATGTTAAAAGATAAAACTATATGGTTACCATTATTGATATTTTCAATATTTGGACAAATTGGAATACAGTTAACATTTTTTGCAACAATAAAATATAGCGGAGCAGCATTTGCAACCCTTACAAGTTCATTAGCACCAATTATAGTTATTATATATTTAAGTATAAAATTAAAGAAAAGACCAAGAAGTGTTGAATGTATTCCTATGTTTACTTTGTTTTTAGGATTATTTTTCGTGGTTACAAGTGCTAATATAAATACATTATTAGTTGATATTAGAGCAGTTATATATGGTATTATATCTGCATGTTGTTTTGCATTTTATCTTTTATATGCAAAAAAACTTTTTAAATACCCAAGTACATATATTATTGGTTATACAATGATAATGGGTGGAGTTTTTCTACTACCGTTTAGTAATCTAAAAATGATGATAACAAATTTAATGAAATTAAATATATTGTTTTTCTTTATATTACTTATAGTTATAGGAACAGTAATACCTTTTTGTCTTTTTGTAGAAAGTACAAGATATGTGAGTTCTAAAATAGTTTCTATATTAAGTGTATGTGAACCCTTAATATCACTAGCAATTTCTATATTTATATTCCATAAAACATTTACACAAATACAGTTAATGGGAGTATTTATAG
- a CDS encoding MFS transporter has protein sequence MTKKFAVLQFIYWFLFCTAYSFANPVLSSKGFSVSNIGIILSLSAFLSVITQPLLAKLINKYNRISNRLILIFSMISLLLMLILSIVIKNNIVLTIIYILILSNILNTQTFIYTFIFDYINNGYEINFGLTRGTGSIAFAIASLGLGYITKFYGFSFIIYLELLLTVLIIFMIFSFNSNDIVKEVKLNKEYKGNIFTFVKKYKKFTWFLLGIMCIFTTHMAINNFFLNIMQSVGKGTMFVGIGLAIAAILELPVMASYKHIKRKFGSYNILFFAIISFTIKSFIVLIGLMFNSVSIILLSQVSQIFAFAIYLPTAIHYVNDVMEKEDRVKGQAYLGSAGTISSIIASYIGARIIENQGVTYMVLFITVISLVGTVIVCKNLERIKNEKNT, from the coding sequence ATGACTAAAAAATTTGCAGTATTACAATTTATATATTGGTTTTTATTTTGTACGGCATATTCATTTGCCAATCCTGTATTAAGTTCAAAAGGATTTAGTGTATCTAATATAGGGATTATATTGTCGTTATCGGCTTTTCTATCAGTAATAACTCAGCCGTTATTAGCAAAATTAATAAATAAGTATAATAGAATAAGTAATAGATTAATATTAATATTCTCAATGATTTCATTATTATTAATGCTTATATTAAGTATAGTAATAAAAAATAATATAGTTTTAACTATTATATATATATTAATTTTGTCTAATATTTTAAATACACAAACTTTTATATACACATTTATTTTTGACTATATTAATAATGGTTACGAAATAAATTTTGGTTTAACTCGTGGTACAGGCTCTATTGCTTTTGCAATAGCTTCATTAGGTTTAGGGTATATAACTAAATTTTATGGTTTTAGCTTTATTATTTATTTAGAATTATTATTAACTGTATTAATAATATTTATGATATTTAGTTTTAATTCAAATGATATAGTTAAAGAAGTAAAATTAAATAAAGAATATAAAGGAAATATATTTACATTTGTTAAAAAGTATAAAAAATTCACATGGTTTTTATTAGGGATAATGTGTATTTTTACCACTCATATGGCTATAAATAATTTTTTCTTAAATATTATGCAATCCGTCGGTAAAGGCACGATGTTTGTGGGTATAGGATTAGCAATAGCAGCAATATTAGAATTACCTGTAATGGCATCATATAAACACATAAAAAGAAAGTTTGGTAGTTATAATATATTATTCTTTGCTATAATATCATTTACTATTAAATCATTTATAGTTTTAATAGGTTTAATGTTTAATAGTGTTAGTATAATATTGCTATCCCAAGTATCTCAAATATTTGCTTTTGCAATTTATCTTCCTACCGCTATACATTATGTTAATGACGTTATGGAAAAAGAAGATAGAGTAAAAGGACAAGCATATTTAGGTTCAGCAGGAACAATAAGTTCTATAATTGCAAGTTATATTGGAGCAAGAATTATAGAAAATCAAGGCGTAACATACATGGTATTATTTATTACTGTAATTTCTTTAGTGGGAACAGTAATAGTTTGTAAAAATTTAGAAAGAATAAAAAATGAAAAAAATACATAA
- a CDS encoding MFS transporter, which produces MTFRFIILEICYWSIFCSTFVFANPILSSKNFDVSSIGLIFFLAGLGAAILQPFLANIVHRYEKISNKYIVLLVISVLLSTYILENFVSESVLAVIYTISMICILISETFIYAFIMDYINSGFDINLGLGRGLGSFSFALTSMFLGYLSSIYGFSFVSHLNIFLITIVILMVISFKSSLVVYKKKTENNKPKSIKEFFMRYKKFKWLLLGVMIIFIPHLSISNFLLNIMKEVGKNNTYVGLGLGIAATGELLVGATYVYIKRKFENYKLLYFAAIFFSIKVIFTLLGIFINMPILILFGQFLQIFAFATYLPASIYYVNNLMKSNDKGKGQAYLGTAITISNIISGLLSSRLIAYKGATFMVLVMTIISILGTIIICINLEKEQ; this is translated from the coding sequence TTGACATTTAGATTTATCATTTTAGAAATATGCTATTGGAGTATATTTTGCAGTACTTTTGTATTTGCCAATCCTATACTTAGTTCAAAAAACTTTGATGTATCAAGTATAGGGTTAATTTTTTTCTTAGCGGGACTTGGTGCTGCTATATTACAACCTTTCTTAGCTAATATAGTTCATAGATATGAAAAGATAAGTAATAAATATATAGTTTTATTAGTAATTAGTGTTTTACTATCTACATATATTTTAGAAAATTTTGTAAGTGAAAGTGTTTTAGCAGTAATTTATACTATATCTATGATATGTATACTAATTTCAGAAACATTTATTTATGCTTTTATTATGGATTATATAAATAGTGGTTTTGATATTAATTTAGGACTAGGTCGTGGTTTAGGGTCTTTCTCTTTTGCTTTAACTTCAATGTTTTTGGGTTATTTATCAAGTATATATGGTTTTAGTTTTGTATCACATTTAAATATTTTTCTTATAACAATAGTGATATTGATGGTTATTAGTTTTAAATCAAGTTTAGTAGTTTATAAGAAAAAAACTGAAAATAATAAACCTAAATCAATTAAAGAATTTTTTATGAGATATAAGAAATTTAAATGGTTGTTATTAGGAGTAATGATAATATTTATACCACATTTATCAATTTCTAATTTTTTATTAAATATTATGAAAGAAGTTGGTAAAAATAATACATATGTAGGTTTAGGCTTAGGAATAGCAGCTACTGGGGAATTACTTGTAGGAGCAACTTATGTATATATAAAAAGAAAATTTGAAAACTATAAATTACTTTATTTTGCTGCCATATTTTTCAGTATTAAAGTAATATTTACATTATTAGGAATTTTTATTAATATGCCAATTTTAATATTATTTGGGCAATTTTTACAAATTTTTGCTTTTGCAACATATTTACCAGCATCTATATATTATGTTAATAATTTAATGAAATCAAATGATAAAGGGAAGGGACAGGCATATTTAGGAACAGCAATAACTATTTCTAATATTATTTCAGGATTATTATCTTCAAGATTAATTGCTTATAAGGGAGCAACTTTTATGGTTTTAGTTATGACTATAATTTCTATTTTAGGAACTATAATCATATGCATCAATTTAGAAAAGGAACAATAA
- the rho gene encoding transcription termination factor Rho: MENLLKKTSTELKKMAKEYEIDNYKSMIKADLINHVCVKLAEDQGKIYTFGTLDILNDGYGFLRNTTLEADVYVSISQIKKLSLRQDDIICGEVRVPIGSEKNYGLIRIEFINSDTISKALNRPLFDDLIPTYPTQRLNLGSGDVSSRIIDLMSPIGKGQRGIIVAPPKAGKTILLTTLANDIIKYNKDVEVWILLIDERPEEVTDIKENVKEAEVYAATFDEDPATHLKVTEQVLESAKREVEKGKNIVILMDSITRLARSYNVVLPSSGKIISGGIDPKALYMPKKFFGSARNIKNGGSLTIICTALIETGSRMDDVVFEEFKGTGNMEVILDRTLQQLRLFPAIDIVKSGTRREELLYSKKELELIWALRKKLMKCNEAEALKYLLDLMKQYSTNEELIQNIKYELI; encoded by the coding sequence ATGGAAAATTTATTGAAAAAAACATCGACAGAATTAAAAAAAATGGCAAAAGAATATGAAATAGATAATTATAAATCAATGATAAAAGCCGATTTAATAAATCATGTATGTGTTAAATTAGCAGAAGATCAAGGTAAAATATATACTTTTGGTACACTAGATATATTAAATGATGGTTATGGTTTTTTAAGAAATACAACACTTGAAGCAGACGTTTATGTATCTATATCACAAATAAAAAAATTAAGTTTGAGACAAGATGATATTATTTGTGGAGAAGTAAGAGTACCAATAGGTAGTGAAAAGAATTATGGTCTTATAAGAATAGAATTTATAAACAGTGATACCATAAGTAAAGCATTAAATAGACCTTTATTTGATGATTTAATACCAACTTATCCAACACAGAGATTAAATTTAGGTTCAGGAGATGTATCATCAAGAATAATAGACTTAATGTCACCAATAGGAAAAGGACAAAGGGGTATAATAGTAGCACCGCCAAAAGCAGGTAAAACAATACTTCTTACAACTTTAGCTAATGATATTATAAAATATAATAAAGACGTTGAAGTTTGGATTTTATTAATTGATGAAAGACCAGAAGAAGTAACAGATATAAAAGAAAATGTAAAAGAAGCAGAAGTTTATGCTGCAACTTTTGATGAAGATCCTGCAACACATTTAAAAGTTACAGAACAGGTTTTAGAATCTGCAAAAAGAGAAGTAGAAAAAGGAAAAAATATAGTAATTTTGATGGACAGTATAACTAGGCTTGCTAGGTCATATAATGTTGTATTACCATCTAGTGGTAAAATAATTTCTGGTGGGATAGACCCTAAGGCATTGTATATGCCTAAAAAATTCTTTGGTTCTGCCAGAAATATTAAAAATGGGGGAAGTTTAACAATAATTTGTACTGCTTTAATTGAAACAGGAAGTCGTATGGATGACGTAGTTTTTGAAGAATTTAAAGGAACTGGTAATATGGAAGTAATACTAGATAGAACACTACAACAATTAAGATTATTCCCTGCAATAGATATAGTTAAAAGCGGAACAAGGCGAGAGGAATTACTTTATTCTAAAAAAGAATTAGAACTTATATGGGCATTAAGAAAAAAACTTATGAAATGTAATGAAGCAGAAGCTTTAAAATATTTATTAGATTTAATGAAACAGTATTCTACTAATGAAGAATTGATACAAAATATAAAATATGAATTAATATAG
- a CDS encoding ribonuclease H family protein has protein sequence MFYAYYIEKIDEKGIVDTWEICSQKIKGQKSRYKKFKTYEEAKIWLDNGALYEKKVLDKSGLIKDAIYFDAGTGRGIGVEVRLTDINGKSLLNKIMPIDKINEHGNYLLSSGRTNNFGELTGLFIALKYAKKYNIKNICGDSDLVIKYWCKGHYNKDNLEKETVELIKKVSIMYGEYIGYGGKLHKVSGDINPSDLGFHK, from the coding sequence ATGTTTTATGCATATTATATTGAAAAAATTGACGAAAAAGGTATAGTAGATACTTGGGAAATTTGTAGTCAAAAGATAAAAGGGCAAAAATCCCGTTATAAAAAATTTAAAACATATGAAGAAGCCAAAATTTGGTTAGATAATGGAGCATTATACGAAAAAAAAGTATTAGATAAATCAGGTTTAATTAAAGATGCCATATATTTTGATGCAGGAACAGGTAGGGGTATAGGAGTTGAAGTAAGGCTTACCGATATAAATGGGAAATCTTTATTGAATAAAATTATGCCTATTGATAAGATAAATGAACATGGAAATTATTTATTATCTAGTGGTAGAACAAATAATTTTGGAGAACTTACAGGATTATTTATAGCTTTAAAATATGCTAAAAAATATAATATAAAAAACATATGTGGAGACAGTGATTTAGTTATAAAATACTGGTGTAAAGGACATTATAATAAAGATAATTTAGAAAAAGAAACAGTGGAATTAATAAAAAAAGTTTCAATTATGTATGGAGAATATATAGGTTATGGTGGAAAGTTACATAAGGTTTCAGGCGATATAAATCCATCTGATTTAGGATTTCACAAATAG
- a CDS encoding heavy-metal-associated domain-containing protein: MKKILTIPGITCEKCAEKLSEVLYSAPEVENVVVDIDNKEVEIELNYELSGETLKMLVKSAGKYEIKEIKEIR; encoded by the coding sequence GTGAAAAAAATATTAACAATACCAGGAATAACTTGCGAAAAATGTGCTGAAAAATTATCAGAAGTTTTATATAGTGCACCAGAAGTAGAAAATGTAGTAGTAGATATAGATAATAAAGAAGTTGAAATAGAGTTGAATTATGAATTATCAGGAGAAACATTAAAAATGTTAGTTAAGTCTGCTGGTAAATATGAGATAAAAGAAATAAAAGAGATAAGATAA
- a CDS encoding RNA-binding S4 domain-containing protein, translating to MRLDKFLKVTRIIKRRTIASELCSAGKVLVNGDEKKSSYEIKKDDELEIQYFNRVIKVKILEIPKPSIKKEEIENYIKII from the coding sequence ATGAGACTAGACAAATTTTTAAAGGTTACTAGAATTATAAAAAGAAGAACCATAGCTAGTGAACTTTGTAGTGCAGGAAAAGTTTTAGTTAACGGAGATGAAAAGAAATCTTCATATGAGATAAAAAAAGATGATGAATTAGAGATACAATATTTTAATAGGGTTATAAAAGTGAAAATATTAGAGATACCTAAACCATCTATAAAAAAAGAAGAAATTGAAAATTACATAAAAATAATCTAA
- a CDS encoding DEAD/DEAH box helicase: MELLKENLLEYLGKSREEIKIYISSSFKNLDYYYNKALEKNKNAYLFNTYSNDLKDKLDINTKLIETLSKDNNEKYIFIDFNLAMNVFFDEAKYFYLKKGEKYSLKEIEQKLESFFYEREYILSELGQYSRRGEIIDIFGYGQDNPIRLDFFDIELEKIKVFDIENQKSFEELNEIKIYSGKLEGKTILITDLANKFSEKKVKFYIENKEMIEYNLETMMILDITNKDKLQKRYEQILEKAEKLQVNISKERNYKSEIQEQKSKNIKKHRKYQNITDLVKGDYVIHIQHGVGIYDGLELISNKECLSIRYADRDKLYIPIEQIGRLEKYINISGQEPFLYKLGTRGFGRRQKKYVEDIRQTAKMLLEIQAKREKTNGIVFLEDTIWFKEFEEQFEHAETKDQLIAIEEIKKDMQSPKIMDRIVCGDVGYGKTEVAMRAAFKAVESGYQVAVLVPTTILAQQHYDRFLKRYKNFPINISVYSRLSANKNILKDLSNGNIDILIGTHKLLSEEVVFNNLGLLIIDEEQKFGVRHKEKLKSKKQDLDVLTLTATPIPRTLNLALLGIRDISLITTPPLQKIPIKTKVIENVEDKELRNIILKEISREGQVFYVSNNVKDMSQKKKELQKILPDFIKIEYINGQLNPSEIREKIKAFENEEFHILLTSTIIENGIDITNVNTIIIEDFVKLGLSQIYQLRGRVGRGNRQAYCYLLKNKKSTKKGEEKEQTMRNIENITSGGYRISMEDMNIRGAGEILGEKQHGAIETFGYDLYLRMLNEEIKHQSNAKKEKLENVEINLIDKGYIPESYIEERERIKIYRRLYSYEEIKEVIELEKELIDRFGLIPKDLENLFIYIKVKIYAKLNFIERIDEKNGKIFLKYYKKVSNLDQSVVILSKEEFLKKVWSE, translated from the coding sequence ATGGAATTATTAAAAGAAAATTTACTTGAATATTTAGGAAAATCAAGAGAAGAAATTAAAATATATATAAGTTCTTCATTCAAAAATTTAGATTATTACTACAACAAGGCATTAGAAAAAAATAAAAATGCCTATCTTTTTAATACATATAGTAATGATTTAAAAGATAAATTAGATATAAATACAAAATTAATAGAAACTTTATCAAAAGATAATAATGAAAAATATATATTTATAGATTTTAATTTGGCTATGAATGTATTTTTTGATGAAGCCAAATATTTTTATTTAAAAAAAGGAGAAAAATATAGTTTAAAAGAAATAGAACAAAAATTGGAAAGTTTTTTTTATGAAAGAGAGTATATATTATCTGAGTTAGGACAATATTCAAGAAGAGGGGAAATAATAGACATATTTGGTTATGGACAAGATAACCCTATAAGACTAGATTTTTTTGACATAGAATTAGAAAAAATAAAAGTTTTTGATATAGAAAATCAAAAATCTTTTGAAGAGTTAAATGAAATAAAAATTTATTCAGGAAAATTAGAAGGAAAAACAATTTTAATAACAGATTTAGCAAATAAATTTAGTGAAAAAAAAGTAAAATTCTACATTGAAAATAAAGAAATGATAGAATATAATCTTGAAACCATGATGATTTTAGATATAACAAATAAAGATAAATTACAAAAAAGATATGAGCAAATTTTAGAAAAAGCAGAAAAGTTACAAGTAAATATCTCTAAGGAAAGAAACTATAAATCAGAAATACAAGAACAAAAATCAAAGAATATAAAAAAGCATAGAAAATATCAAAATATAACAGATTTAGTAAAAGGAGACTATGTAATACATATACAACATGGTGTTGGAATATATGATGGCCTAGAATTAATTTCAAATAAGGAATGTTTAAGTATTAGATATGCAGATAGAGATAAGCTATATATACCAATAGAGCAAATAGGGAGATTAGAAAAATATATAAATATAAGTGGGCAAGAACCATTTTTATATAAATTAGGAACAAGAGGTTTTGGAAGAAGACAAAAAAAATACGTTGAAGATATTAGGCAAACCGCTAAAATGTTACTTGAAATACAGGCTAAAAGAGAAAAAACTAATGGAATAGTCTTTTTAGAGGATACGATTTGGTTTAAAGAATTTGAAGAACAATTTGAACATGCAGAAACAAAAGATCAGTTAATAGCCATTGAAGAAATAAAAAAAGATATGCAAAGTCCTAAAATTATGGACAGAATAGTTTGTGGAGACGTAGGATACGGGAAAACAGAAGTTGCTATGAGAGCGGCTTTCAAAGCAGTTGAAAGTGGTTATCAAGTAGCAGTTTTGGTACCAACAACAATATTAGCTCAACAACATTATGATAGATTTTTAAAAAGATATAAAAATTTTCCAATTAATATATCGGTTTATTCTAGATTATCAGCAAATAAAAATATATTAAAAGATTTATCTAACGGTAATATAGACATATTAATAGGAACGCATAAACTTTTAAGCGAAGAAGTTGTTTTTAATAATTTAGGTTTACTTATTATAGATGAAGAACAAAAATTTGGGGTAAGGCATAAAGAAAAATTAAAATCTAAAAAACAAGATTTAGATGTTCTTACATTAACTGCAACACCTATACCTAGAACTCTTAATTTGGCACTTTTAGGAATAAGAGATATTTCTTTAATAACAACTCCGCCCCTGCAAAAAATACCAATAAAAACTAAGGTTATTGAAAATGTAGAAGATAAAGAATTAAGAAATATAATTTTAAAAGAGATTTCAAGAGAAGGTCAAGTATTTTATGTTTCAAATAATGTTAAGGATATGTCACAAAAGAAAAAAGAATTACAAAAGATTTTGCCTGATTTTATAAAAATAGAATATATAAACGGACAATTAAATCCTAGTGAAATTAGAGAAAAAATAAAGGCATTTGAAAATGAAGAATTTCATATACTATTAACTTCTACAATAATAGAAAATGGAATAGATATAACAAATGTTAATACAATAATTATAGAAGATTTTGTAAAACTTGGTCTATCACAAATTTATCAGTTAAGAGGTAGAGTAGGTAGAGGGAATAGACAAGCATATTGTTACTTATTAAAAAATAAAAAATCTACTAAAAAAGGTGAAGAAAAAGAACAAACAATGAGAAATATTGAAAATATTACATCTGGTGGGTATAGAATATCTATGGAAGATATGAATATAAGAGGAGCAGGAGAAATATTAGGTGAAAAGCAACATGGAGCAATAGAAACCTTTGGTTATGATTTATACCTTAGAATGTTAAATGAAGAAATTAAGCATCAAAGTAATGCAAAAAAAGAAAAATTAGAAAATGTAGAAATAAATCTTATTGATAAAGGGTATATTCCAGAAAGTTATATTGAAGAAAGAGAAAGAATAAAAATATATAGAAGATTATATTCTTATGAAGAAATAAAAGAAGTAATTGAACTTGAAAAAGAATTAATTGATAGATTTGGTTTAATTCCAAAAGATTTAGAAAATTTATTTATTTATATTAAAGTAAAAATATACGCAAAGCTAAATTTTATAGAGAGAATTGATGAAAAAAATGGCAAAATATTTTTAAAATATTATAAAAAAGTTTCAAATTTAGACCAATCTGTGGTAATATTAAGCAAAGAAGAATTTTTAAAAAAGGTTTGGAGTGAATAA
- the recF gene encoding DNA replication/repair protein RecF (All proteins in this family for which functions are known are DNA-binding proteins that assist the filamentation of RecA onto DNA for the initiation of recombination or recombinational repair.), with the protein MYIEQILVDNFRILANKKFEFSKNFNLIYGKNAQGKTSLIEAVYFLASGKSFRTRKIIEQIKENNKRMVVFSKINGVNYSIELSKDKRAFYKNSNRCKYSEYLGDILVISFSPEDMDLIIGTPDTRRRFFNYEICQIDKKYLKYLLDFQKILKIRNKMIKNNEMESKLFEIYNEKFIDLSIELLMIRKEYIEELSIIINEKYQKLFGNKKKINLIYENFLVNLKDKKYNKDELKAEFKESLFSKKDKEKIYGYSILGPQKDDFIFEINENKVKSYASQGEKKSVLLALKLAQGDYIISKTNNTPIFLFDDISAYFDEIRKYRVMEYFKEKKIQCFFTSTEKIDIEAKYIKIEDGDINDEV; encoded by the coding sequence ATGTATATAGAGCAAATATTAGTTGATAATTTTAGAATATTGGCTAATAAAAAGTTTGAATTTAGTAAAAATTTTAATTTAATATATGGAAAAAATGCACAGGGGAAAACGAGTTTAATAGAAGCTGTGTATTTTTTGGCGAGTGGTAAAAGTTTTAGAACTAGAAAAATTATAGAGCAAATAAAAGAAAATAATAAGAGAATGGTAGTTTTTTCAAAAATAAATGGAGTAAATTATTCAATAGAATTATCAAAAGATAAAAGGGCTTTTTATAAAAATTCGAACAGATGCAAATATTCTGAATACTTAGGAGATATTTTAGTAATTTCTTTTTCGCCAGAAGATATGGATTTAATTATAGGAACACCAGACACAAGAAGAAGATTTTTTAATTATGAGATATGTCAAATAGATAAAAAATATCTTAAATATTTACTAGATTTCCAAAAAATTCTTAAAATTAGAAATAAAATGATAAAAAATAATGAAATGGAAAGTAAACTATTTGAAATATACAATGAAAAGTTTATAGATTTATCAATAGAGTTATTAATGATAAGAAAAGAATATATAGAAGAGTTATCAATAATTATTAATGAAAAATATCAAAAATTATTTGGAAATAAAAAAAAGATTAATTTAATATATGAAAATTTTTTAGTTAATTTAAAAGATAAAAAATATAATAAAGACGAATTAAAGGCAGAATTTAAAGAAAGTTTATTTAGTAAAAAAGATAAAGAAAAAATATATGGATATAGTATTTTAGGACCACAAAAAGATGATTTTATTTTTGAAATTAATGAGAATAAGGTTAAATCTTATGCTTCACAAGGAGAAAAAAAATCTGTATTATTAGCATTAAAATTAGCTCAAGGAGATTATATTATATCTAAAACTAATAATACACCAATATTTTTATTTGATGATATATCTGCATACTTTGATGAAATAAGAAAATATAGGGTTATGGAGTATTTTAAAGAGAAAAAAATACAATGTTTTTTTACATCAACTGAAAAAATAGATATAGAAGCCAAATATATTAAAATAGAAGATGGAGACATAAATGATGAAGTTTAA
- the yaaA gene encoding S4 domain-containing protein YaaA codes for MEIEIKGEYIKLDQLLKFANLVASGGEAKEVIKDGLVLVNGEVETRRGKKIRNGDIVVFANEEITVK; via the coding sequence ATGGAAATAGAAATAAAGGGTGAATATATAAAATTAGACCAATTATTAAAGTTTGCTAATTTAGTTGCTAGTGGTGGAGAAGCCAAAGAAGTGATAAAAGATGGCTTAGTTTTAGTAAATGGAGAAGTTGAAACTAGACGTGGTAAAAAAATTAGAAATGGTGATATTGTAGTATTTGCTAATGAGGAAATAACGGTAAAATAA